In the genome of Dissulfuribacter thermophilus, the window GCTCACAAATCTATCTCTGCGGAAAGCATCCAAAGCGATGTCGTTAAGAGCCCAATTGTCGAGGTATACAATAGGCCGTCCAAACGACTCTACAAGCAACACCCTGCCATCATCTAGTTGATGCCTGACGAACATCTCTTTCTCTTTTCGCCGAACGACCAAGGGTCATTTGCCGACATGGAGCAAGGCCAAAGGCCGCAGCGAAATGGCGGTCAAGTGCCCCCGCTTGTTAGCGCAATAATTTATTGATTTTTTAGACCGTTTATGCTGTTTGATAAACACTTGTTTCCACCAATGGCTCTATAGTCTTCCATCCTTCTGTCTCTTGGGTTGCAATCCATAAATCATAGTTTCTCTGCAGATTTAGCCAAAACTCAGGGCTAGTATTAAATGCACGAGACAATTTTAATGCCATTTCAGGTGTA includes:
- a CDS encoding HigA family addiction module antitoxin translates to MKIIKRKPTHPGQILKEDYIEPLGITITYLSEVLGVSRKTLSKIINEKASVTPEMALKLSRAFNTSPEFWLNLQRNYDLWIATQETEGWKTIEPLVETSVYQTA